Proteins from a single region of Nakamurella alba:
- a CDS encoding bifunctional 3,4-dihydroxy-2-butanone-4-phosphate synthase/GTP cyclohydrolase II, with amino-acid sequence MTESKQQQRTRVRQDNGFDTIEFAVAEIAAGRPIVVVDDEDRENEGDLIFAAELATPELIAFMVRYTSGYVCVPITEDEADRLDLPPMSRVNQDPRGTAYTVTVDARSGIQTGISAADRAHTIRLLADPTSTAADFSRPGHVVPLRARAGGVLVRPGHTEAAVDLTELAGLSPAAVLCEIVSEKDPLGMARTDELRVFADDHDLALISIADLVAYRRAKEVQIRKVADARLPLPQGEFRAVGYLSTVTGRELIALVHGDLGDGSDVLVRVHSECLTGDVLGSLRCDCGPQLHAALDAVVAEGRGVVLYIRGHEGRGIGLLEKLRAYELQDSGADTVDANLMLGLPADAREYGTGAQVLADLGITSMRLLTNNPQKRAGLEGYGLHIVGRVPLPASVNPENLKYLTTKRDRMGHEFTDLDLNQLNGAGHA; translated from the coding sequence ATGACCGAGAGCAAGCAGCAGCAGCGCACCAGGGTCCGGCAGGACAACGGCTTCGACACCATCGAGTTCGCCGTCGCGGAGATCGCGGCCGGCCGGCCGATCGTGGTCGTCGACGACGAGGACCGGGAGAACGAGGGCGACCTGATCTTCGCCGCGGAGCTGGCCACGCCGGAGCTCATCGCGTTCATGGTCCGCTACACCTCCGGCTACGTCTGCGTGCCGATCACCGAGGACGAGGCCGACCGGCTCGACCTGCCGCCGATGTCCCGGGTCAACCAGGACCCGCGCGGCACTGCCTACACGGTCACCGTCGACGCCCGGTCGGGCATCCAGACCGGCATCTCGGCCGCCGACCGCGCGCACACCATCCGGTTGCTCGCCGACCCGACCTCCACCGCCGCCGACTTCTCCCGACCGGGTCACGTCGTGCCGCTGCGGGCCCGGGCCGGCGGGGTGCTGGTCCGTCCCGGCCACACCGAGGCCGCCGTCGACCTCACCGAGCTGGCCGGGCTGTCCCCGGCCGCCGTGCTCTGCGAGATCGTCAGCGAGAAGGACCCGCTGGGCATGGCCCGCACCGACGAGCTCCGGGTCTTCGCCGACGACCACGACCTGGCACTGATCTCCATCGCCGACCTGGTGGCCTACCGCAGGGCCAAGGAGGTGCAGATCCGCAAGGTCGCCGATGCCCGGCTGCCGCTGCCGCAGGGCGAGTTCCGCGCCGTCGGCTACCTCTCCACGGTGACCGGCCGGGAGCTGATCGCCCTGGTGCACGGCGACCTGGGTGACGGGTCGGACGTGCTGGTGCGGGTGCACTCCGAGTGCCTGACCGGCGACGTGCTCGGCTCGCTGCGCTGCGACTGCGGCCCGCAGCTGCACGCCGCGCTGGACGCGGTGGTCGCCGAGGGCCGCGGCGTCGTGCTCTACATCCGGGGGCACGAGGGTAGGGGGATCGGCCTGCTGGAGAAGCTCCGCGCCTACGAACTGCAGGACTCCGGCGCCGACACGGTCGACGCCAACCTGATGCTCGGCCTGCCCGCCGATGCCCGGGAGTACGGCACCGGGGCCCAGGTGCTCGCCGACCTCGGCATCACCTCGATGCGGCTGCTCACCAACAACCCGCAGAAGCGGGCCGGGCTGGAGGGCTACGGGCTGCACATCGTCGGCCGGGTGCCGTTGCCGGCATCGGTGAATCCGGAGAACCTGAAGTACCTGACCACCAAGCGGGACCGGATGGGCCACGAGTTCACCGACCTCGACCTGAACCAGCTGAACGGAGCCGGCCATGCCTGA
- a CDS encoding riboflavin synthase, with amino-acid sequence MFTGIVEERGEVVALDLAADGADARVTVRGPKVTGDVHHGDSIAVSGVCLTVVASTADTFTADVMSETLVRTTARDWAPGREVNLERSMTPEGRMGGHVVQGHVDGVGTVVARTPHPGYDEFRIAVGNELAPYIAGKGAVAVDGISLTVIDVQDTPSGAEFTLGIIPETRSATTLGVAQVGTTVNIEADVMAKYVERLLTFRSREA; translated from the coding sequence ATGTTCACCGGGATCGTGGAGGAGCGCGGCGAGGTCGTCGCGCTGGATCTGGCCGCCGACGGCGCGGACGCGCGGGTGACCGTGCGCGGGCCGAAGGTCACCGGCGACGTGCACCACGGCGACTCCATCGCGGTCTCCGGGGTCTGTCTCACCGTCGTCGCGTCCACCGCCGACACCTTCACCGCGGATGTCATGTCCGAGACGCTGGTCCGGACCACCGCCCGCGACTGGGCGCCGGGCCGCGAGGTCAACCTGGAGCGGTCGATGACCCCGGAGGGCCGGATGGGCGGCCATGTCGTCCAGGGCCACGTGGACGGGGTCGGCACCGTCGTCGCCCGCACTCCGCACCCCGGTTACGACGAGTTCCGGATCGCGGTCGGCAACGAACTCGCCCCGTACATCGCCGGCAAGGGTGCCGTCGCCGTCGACGGCATCTCGCTGACCGTGATCGACGTGCAGGACACCCCGTCGGGCGCCGAGTTCACCCTGGGCATCATCCCGGAGACCCGGTCCGCCACCACCCTCGGCGTCGCGCAGGTCGGGACCACGGTGAACATCGAGGCGGACGTCATGGCGAAATATGTCGAGCGGCTGCTGACGTTCAGGTCGCGGGAGGCGTGA